One Streptomyces coeruleorubidus DNA segment encodes these proteins:
- a CDS encoding DUF3558 family protein, with translation MSEGTMQRRAQRDRDQRVKRLNRVLVCAAAVPVMLVAAGCSSDSGSGDSTDKAAKAAASASASPSPTVQAAAYGKLPEPCKVLSKKTLKDLVPQGKSGKEGKSDDISTRGNCSWNSLDNNGVKGSQFRWLNVSMLRFESDVTRGPADKLAQEYFEKQVQDAQAVDGAKSAKSEPVPGTGDEATAVRYELKKKEGTFKQQTVVARVENVVVTLDYNGAGLAGDKSPSADDLMKDAKKAAKEAVAAVSEANGAGGAKASGAPSKSPSKAPSDEPSNDASESPSKKPASKS, from the coding sequence ATGAGTGAAGGAACCATGCAGCGACGAGCACAGCGAGACCGAGACCAGCGAGTGAAGCGACTCAACCGCGTCCTTGTCTGCGCGGCCGCCGTCCCCGTGATGCTGGTCGCCGCCGGCTGCTCCTCGGACTCCGGCTCCGGCGACAGCACGGACAAGGCCGCGAAGGCCGCCGCCTCGGCGTCCGCGAGCCCGTCGCCGACCGTGCAGGCGGCGGCGTACGGCAAGCTTCCGGAGCCCTGCAAGGTGCTGTCGAAGAAGACGCTGAAGGACCTCGTCCCGCAGGGCAAGTCGGGCAAGGAGGGCAAGTCGGACGACATCTCGACCCGCGGCAACTGCTCCTGGAACAGCCTGGACAACAACGGCGTCAAGGGCTCGCAGTTCCGCTGGCTGAACGTGTCGATGCTGCGCTTCGAGTCGGACGTCACCCGCGGCCCGGCCGACAAGCTGGCCCAGGAGTACTTCGAGAAGCAGGTCCAGGACGCCCAGGCCGTGGACGGTGCCAAGAGCGCCAAGTCGGAGCCGGTGCCCGGGACGGGCGACGAGGCGACGGCCGTGCGCTACGAGCTGAAGAAGAAGGAAGGCACCTTCAAGCAGCAGACGGTCGTGGCACGCGTCGAGAACGTCGTCGTCACCCTCGACTACAACGGCGCGGGCCTGGCCGGCGACAAGAGCCCGAGCGCCGACGACCTGATGAAGGACGCGAAGAAGGCCGCCAAGGAGGCGGTGGCGGCGGTGTCCGAGGCGAACGGCGCGGGCGGCGCCAAGGCGAGCGGCGCCCCGTCCAAGTCCCCGTCCAAGGCCCCCTCGGACGAGCCCTCGAACGACGCGTCGGAGTCGCCGTCCAAGAAGCCCGCTTCGAAGAGCTGA
- a CDS encoding DUF3558 domain-containing protein: protein MQRKAYAPGIAALLAALLAGCTGGSGDDGPTDDSNRGGTGTASAAAEPGRYRTLPEPCGAVGHSSLDELLPGIRQITDGEQREKAYEGEATVTYDTDRKVGCQWKVDSQQATDHLLVDFERVVSYDSAVSDDSQAEQLFAEKEAAAHLPEPTVTESTATESTAAGSTPTGSSSTAPSGSPSPSGTSSPSASAASTDLQPRVLEDVGDEAFLDDELSSSGSTAKQRTVTVAFRTSNVIVTIEYAEQPATVGVVPDSKEMQDRARKLASQLADSLSD from the coding sequence GTGCAACGGAAGGCGTACGCACCCGGCATCGCCGCGCTCCTCGCGGCCCTGCTGGCCGGCTGCACCGGCGGCTCCGGCGACGACGGCCCGACGGACGACTCCAACCGGGGCGGCACGGGCACGGCCTCGGCCGCCGCCGAGCCGGGCCGGTACCGCACTCTGCCCGAGCCCTGCGGCGCCGTCGGCCACAGCTCCCTCGACGAACTCCTGCCCGGTATCCGGCAGATCACCGACGGGGAACAGCGCGAGAAGGCGTACGAGGGCGAGGCGACGGTCACGTACGACACCGACCGCAAGGTCGGCTGCCAGTGGAAGGTCGACTCACAGCAGGCCACCGACCATCTGCTCGTCGACTTCGAACGGGTCGTCTCCTACGACAGCGCGGTCAGCGACGACAGTCAGGCCGAGCAGCTCTTCGCGGAGAAGGAGGCGGCGGCCCACCTGCCCGAGCCGACCGTCACCGAGTCGACCGCCACCGAGTCGACGGCCGCCGGCAGCACCCCCACCGGCAGTTCCTCCACCGCCCCGAGCGGCTCCCCGTCCCCGTCCGGCACCTCGTCCCCCTCGGCGTCCGCCGCCTCGACCGATCTCCAGCCCCGCGTCCTGGAGGACGTCGGCGACGAGGCCTTCCTCGACGACGAGCTGAGCAGCTCCGGTTCGACGGCCAAGCAGCGGACGGTGACTGTGGCATTCCGCACGTCGAACGTCATCGTGACCATCGAGTACGCCGAGCAGCCGGCCACCGTCGGCGTCGTCCCGGACAGCAAGGAAATGCAGGACAGGGCCCGGAAACTGGCCTCGCAGCTGGCCGACTCGCTGAGCGACTGA
- a CDS encoding RtcB family protein, whose protein sequence is MSYVEIPGAKVPIRMWTDPSTVEGSALQQLQNVATLPWIKGLAVMPDVHYGKGATVGSVIAMQGAVCPAAVGVDIGCGMSAVKTSLTANDLPGDLSRLRSRVEQVIPVGRGMHDDPVDPGRFHGVATAGWEDFWGRFEGVAEAVKFRQERATKQMGTLGGGNHFVEICTDTTGSVWLMLHSGSRNIGKELAEHHIGVAQKLPHNQGLVDRDLAVFVADTPQMAAYRNDLFWAQEYAKYNRSIMMALLKDVIRKEFKKAKPTFEPEISAHHNYVAEERYDGMDLLVTRKGAIRAGSGEYGIIPGSMGTGSYIVKGLGNDKSFNSASHGAGRRMSRNAAKRRFSTKDLEEQTRGVECRKDSGVVDEIPGAYKPIEQVIDQQRDLVEVVAKLKQVVCVKG, encoded by the coding sequence ATGTCGTATGTAGAGATACCTGGTGCGAAAGTACCGATCCGGATGTGGACCGACCCGTCCACGGTCGAGGGCTCCGCACTCCAGCAGCTCCAGAACGTCGCCACGCTGCCCTGGATCAAGGGCCTGGCCGTCATGCCCGACGTGCACTACGGCAAGGGCGCGACGGTCGGCTCGGTCATCGCCATGCAGGGTGCGGTGTGCCCGGCGGCGGTGGGCGTCGACATCGGCTGCGGAATGTCGGCGGTGAAGACGTCCCTGACGGCGAACGACCTGCCCGGGGATCTGTCCCGGCTGCGGTCGCGGGTCGAGCAGGTGATTCCGGTGGGGCGGGGGATGCATGACGATCCCGTCGACCCCGGGCGGTTCCATGGGGTGGCCACTGCCGGGTGGGAGGACTTCTGGGGGCGGTTCGAGGGAGTGGCGGAGGCGGTCAAATTCCGTCAGGAACGGGCCACGAAGCAGATGGGAACGCTCGGCGGGGGCAACCACTTTGTCGAAATCTGCACGGATACAACCGGTTCTGTCTGGTTGATGCTCCACTCCGGTTCCCGCAACATCGGCAAGGAACTGGCCGAGCACCACATCGGCGTGGCCCAGAAGCTCCCGCACAATCAGGGCCTGGTCGACCGCGACCTCGCCGTCTTCGTCGCGGACACCCCGCAGATGGCGGCGTACCGCAACGATCTGTTCTGGGCGCAGGAGTACGCGAAGTACAACCGCTCGATCATGATGGCGCTCCTGAAGGACGTGATCCGCAAGGAGTTCAAGAAGGCGAAGCCGACCTTCGAGCCGGAGATCAGCGCGCACCACAACTACGTGGCCGAGGAGCGCTACGACGGGATGGACCTGCTCGTGACCCGCAAGGGCGCGATCCGGGCCGGCTCGGGCGAGTACGGGATCATCCCGGGCTCCATGGGCACGGGTTCGTACATCGTGAAGGGCCTCGGCAACGACAAGTCCTTCAACTCGGCCTCACACGGCGCGGGCCGGCGCATGAGCCGCAATGCGGCCAAGCGCCGCTTCTCGACGAAGGACCTGGAGGAGCAGACGCGGGGCGTGGAGTGCCGTAAGGACTCCGGCGTCGTGGACGAGATCCCGGGCGCCTACAAGCCGATCGAGCAGGTCATCGACCAGCAGCGGGACCTGGTGGAGGTCGTGGCGAAGCTGAAGCAGGTCGTGTGCGTGAAGGGCTGA
- a CDS encoding SDR family NAD(P)-dependent oxidoreductase, with product MATAAPSAASRIAVVTGASSGIGAATARQLAAAGYRVVLTARRKDRIEALAEEITKAGHQATAYPLDVTDRAAVDEFATAFKTIGVLVNNAGGALGADPVATGDPADWRQMYETNVIGTLNLTQALLPKLIASGDGTVVVVSSTAGHGTYEGGGGYVAAKHGAHVLAETLRLEIVGQPVRVIEIAPGMVRTDEFALTRFGGDEDKAAKVYEGVAEPLTADDVADTITWAVTRPSHVNVDLLVLRPRAQASNTKVHRDL from the coding sequence ATGGCCACCGCCGCCCCGTCCGCCGCCTCCCGCATCGCCGTCGTCACCGGTGCGAGCAGCGGAATCGGCGCCGCCACGGCCCGGCAGCTCGCCGCCGCGGGCTACCGCGTCGTCCTCACCGCCCGCCGCAAGGACCGCATAGAGGCGCTCGCGGAGGAGATCACCAAGGCCGGCCACCAGGCCACGGCGTACCCCCTCGACGTCACCGACCGCGCGGCGGTCGACGAGTTCGCCACGGCCTTCAAGACGATCGGCGTGCTGGTCAACAACGCGGGCGGCGCGCTCGGCGCCGACCCGGTCGCGACCGGCGACCCGGCCGACTGGCGCCAGATGTACGAGACGAACGTCATCGGCACGCTCAACCTCACCCAGGCCCTGCTGCCCAAGCTGATCGCGAGCGGCGACGGCACGGTCGTGGTCGTCTCCTCCACCGCGGGCCACGGCACCTACGAGGGCGGCGGGGGCTACGTCGCCGCCAAGCACGGCGCGCACGTCCTCGCCGAGACCCTGCGCCTGGAGATCGTCGGCCAGCCGGTCCGCGTCATCGAGATCGCCCCCGGCATGGTCAGGACGGACGAGTTCGCCCTGACCCGCTTCGGCGGCGACGAGGACAAGGCGGCCAAGGTCTACGAGGGCGTCGCCGAACCCCTCACCGCCGACGACGTCGCCGACACCATCACCTGGGCGGTCACCCGCCCCAGCCACGTCAACGTCGACCTCCTGGTCCTGCGCCCCCGCGCCCAGGCCTCCAACACGAAGGTCCACCGGGACCTGTGA
- a CDS encoding ester cyclase — protein MGEARQVMDRLTDAVTTHADLNVISELYAEDAVAFTPDEGELHGRDDIVEYWRTMTEALPEATFQTLHSYEVGDTAIDEGIFSGRNTGPLQLPNGETLPPTQKEIRIRGVDIATVKDGRIVDYRLYFDEMDFLGQLGLLPDEPS, from the coding sequence ATGGGAGAGGCACGCCAGGTCATGGACCGGCTCACGGACGCGGTCACCACGCACGCCGATCTGAACGTCATCAGCGAGCTGTACGCCGAGGACGCGGTCGCCTTCACCCCCGACGAGGGCGAGCTGCACGGGCGCGACGACATCGTCGAGTACTGGCGGACGATGACGGAGGCGCTCCCCGAGGCGACGTTCCAGACGTTGCACTCCTACGAAGTCGGCGACACCGCCATCGACGAAGGGATCTTCAGCGGACGGAACACCGGGCCGCTGCAACTGCCCAATGGTGAGACGCTGCCCCCGACCCAGAAGGAGATCAGGATCCGCGGGGTGGACATCGCCACCGTGAAGGACGGCCGGATCGTCGACTACCGCCTGTACTTCGACGAGATGGACTTCCTGGGGCAGCTGGGGCTGCTGCCCGACGAGCCGTCCTGA
- a CDS encoding YnfA family protein: protein MQILRSATLFVLAALLEIGGAWLVWQGVRENKGWLWAAGGVLALGAYGFVATFQPDAHFGRVLAAYGGIFVAGSILWGVIADGYRPDRWDITGALICLAGMAVIMYTPRGN, encoded by the coding sequence ATGCAGATCCTGCGTTCGGCCACCCTCTTCGTCCTCGCCGCCCTGCTGGAGATCGGCGGCGCGTGGCTGGTCTGGCAGGGCGTGCGCGAGAACAAGGGCTGGCTGTGGGCGGCCGGCGGCGTCCTCGCCCTCGGCGCCTACGGCTTCGTCGCGACGTTCCAGCCCGACGCCCACTTCGGCCGCGTCCTCGCCGCGTACGGCGGGATCTTCGTCGCCGGCTCGATCCTCTGGGGCGTGATCGCGGACGGCTACCGCCCGGACCGCTGGGACATCACGGGCGCACTGATCTGCCTCGCGGGCATGGCAGTGATCATGTACACCCCGCGAGGAAACTGA
- a CDS encoding LLM class flavin-dependent oxidoreductase: MQFGIFSVGDVTPDPTTGRTPTERERIKAMIAIALKAEEAGLDVFATGEHHNPPFVPSSPTTMLGHIAARTERLILSTATTLITTNDPVKIAEDFAMLQHLADGRVDLMLGRGNTAPVYPWFGQDIRQGIPLAIENYALLHRLWREESVDWEGNFRTPLQGFTATPRPLDGVPPFVWHGSIRSPEIAEQAAYYGDGFFHNNIFWPADHTERMVELYRTRYAHHGHGTPEQAIVGLGGHVFMRRNSQDAVREFRPYFDVAPVYGHGPSLEDFMAQTPLTVGSPQQVIEKTLAFRSYAGDYQRQLFLVDHAGLPLKTVLEQIDLLGEEVVPVLRKEFAVGRPADVPDAPTHAARLAGARG; encoded by the coding sequence ATGCAGTTCGGGATCTTCAGCGTCGGCGACGTCACGCCCGACCCGACCACCGGCCGGACACCGACCGAACGCGAGCGCATCAAGGCCATGATCGCCATCGCGCTGAAGGCCGAGGAGGCCGGCCTCGACGTCTTCGCCACCGGCGAGCACCACAACCCGCCGTTCGTGCCCTCGTCCCCGACCACCATGCTCGGCCACATCGCCGCCCGCACCGAGCGGCTGATCCTCTCCACGGCCACCACCCTCATCACCACCAACGACCCGGTGAAGATCGCCGAGGACTTCGCGATGCTCCAGCACCTGGCCGACGGCCGGGTGGATCTGATGCTGGGCCGCGGCAACACCGCCCCCGTCTACCCCTGGTTCGGGCAGGACATCCGCCAGGGCATCCCGCTCGCGATCGAGAACTACGCCCTCCTGCACCGGCTGTGGCGCGAGGAGTCCGTCGACTGGGAGGGGAACTTCCGCACGCCGCTGCAGGGCTTCACCGCCACGCCCCGTCCGCTGGACGGCGTACCGCCGTTCGTCTGGCACGGGTCGATCCGCTCCCCGGAGATCGCCGAGCAGGCCGCGTACTACGGCGACGGCTTCTTCCACAACAACATCTTCTGGCCGGCCGACCACACCGAGCGCATGGTCGAGCTGTACCGGACGCGGTACGCGCACCACGGGCACGGCACGCCCGAGCAGGCGATCGTCGGGCTCGGCGGGCATGTGTTCATGCGGCGGAACTCGCAGGACGCCGTGCGTGAATTCCGGCCGTACTTCGACGTCGCGCCGGTGTACGGGCACGGGCCGTCGCTGGAGGACTTCATGGCGCAGACGCCGCTGACCGTCGGCTCCCCGCAGCAGGTCATCGAGAAGACGCTGGCCTTCCGCAGTTACGCCGGCGACTACCAGCGCCAGCTGTTCCTGGTCGACCACGCCGGGCTGCCGCTGAAGACCGTGCTGGAGCAGATCGACCTGCTGGGCGAGGAGGTCGTGCCGGTGCTGCGCAAGGAGTTCGCCGTGGGCCGCCCGGCGGACGTGCCGGACGCGCCGACCCACGCCGCCCGGCTCGCCGGGGCCCGAGGGTGA
- a CDS encoding response regulator transcription factor has protein sequence MSQTVLLAEDDRAIRNALERALTLEGYQVMAVADGVEALAQAHRNRPDVLVLDVMMPGIDGLQVCRVLRAEGDRTPILMLTALVETADRIAGLDAGADDYVVKPFDVEEVFARLRALLRRTSPVGVGGAPVAEAPRPVPERFIEAAGIRMDPQARRAWRGARELELTRTEFELLELLVRNAGIVLDHSTIYDRIWGYDFGPGSKNLAVYVGYLRRKLDEPDAPQLIHTVRGVGYVLRED, from the coding sequence GTGTCCCAAACAGTGCTGCTCGCCGAAGACGACCGCGCCATCCGCAACGCCCTGGAGCGTGCCCTGACCCTGGAGGGTTACCAGGTCATGGCGGTCGCCGACGGTGTCGAGGCACTGGCGCAGGCCCACCGCAACCGTCCGGACGTCCTCGTCCTGGACGTGATGATGCCCGGCATCGACGGGCTCCAGGTGTGCCGCGTGCTGCGCGCCGAGGGCGACCGGACGCCGATCCTGATGCTGACGGCCCTCGTGGAGACCGCCGACCGGATCGCCGGCCTGGACGCGGGCGCCGACGACTACGTGGTGAAGCCCTTCGACGTGGAGGAGGTCTTCGCACGGCTGCGCGCCCTGCTGCGCCGCACCAGCCCGGTGGGCGTCGGCGGCGCACCCGTGGCCGAGGCGCCGAGGCCCGTCCCCGAGCGGTTCATCGAGGCGGCCGGCATCCGCATGGACCCGCAGGCGCGCCGGGCCTGGCGCGGCGCCCGCGAGCTGGAGCTGACCCGCACCGAGTTCGAACTGCTGGAGCTGCTGGTCCGCAATGCGGGCATCGTCCTCGACCACTCGACGATCTACGACCGCATCTGGGGCTACGACTTCGGCCCCGGCTCGAAGAACCTCGCCGTGTACGTCGGCTATCTGCGCCGCAAGCTCGACGAGCCGGACGCGCCGCAGCTGATCCACACGGTACGTGGCGTGGGTTACGTGCTGCGGGAGGACTGA
- a CDS encoding sensor histidine kinase encodes MGRLGRLLDGRRPKLVSLRTTFAVSFAAVTAAVTMLVGILSYSAAARLVRVDQQTVFAEVVQDLRDEVRENRMTPGDFSSAAPGHDLVRPARTDVQVLGPDGHVVDRGSPGLPVTGADVRIAGAVTSGRVAEHKDVDVGDDVYRVATVSLGGGRGAVQVAQEFSDVEDLLRALQRRTLLLMAAVVIAAGLFGWWLARRITRRLVVLTDAAEDVARTRRLGIQVPVAGHDEVGRLGRAFDRMLGRLAQSEEDQRRLVQDAGHELRTPLTSLRTNISLLRRIDELPPETREELVADLGQEARELTDLVNELVDLAAGQSDTEPPQRVDLADIAEEVAALARRRSGRRILLRASGDTTTDGRPGMLTRALSNLVENAVKFDQGGMAPIEIVVAGPARPGTIRVEVLDRGPGIADKDLDRVFDRFYRAADARSQPGSGLGLSIVREVALAHGGAPFAFRRDGGGTVIGFTVGGGLD; translated from the coding sequence GTGGGCCGCCTCGGCCGGCTGCTGGACGGGCGGCGGCCGAAGCTGGTCTCGCTGCGCACCACCTTCGCGGTGTCGTTCGCGGCGGTGACGGCGGCCGTGACGATGCTGGTCGGCATCCTGTCGTACAGCGCGGCGGCCCGGCTGGTGCGGGTGGACCAGCAGACCGTGTTCGCCGAGGTCGTGCAGGACCTGCGCGACGAGGTGCGGGAGAACCGCATGACGCCCGGCGACTTCTCGTCCGCCGCGCCGGGCCACGACCTGGTCCGGCCCGCCCGGACGGATGTGCAGGTGCTGGGCCCGGACGGGCATGTCGTCGACCGGGGCAGTCCGGGGCTGCCGGTCACCGGCGCCGACGTACGGATCGCCGGGGCCGTGACGTCAGGGCGGGTGGCCGAGCACAAGGACGTCGACGTGGGCGACGACGTCTACCGCGTCGCGACCGTCTCCCTCGGCGGCGGCCGGGGCGCGGTGCAGGTCGCGCAGGAGTTCAGCGACGTCGAGGACCTGCTGCGGGCGCTCCAGCGGCGGACGCTCCTGCTGATGGCCGCCGTCGTGATCGCCGCCGGCCTGTTCGGCTGGTGGCTGGCCCGGCGGATCACGCGCCGCCTGGTCGTGCTCACCGACGCCGCCGAGGACGTCGCCCGCACCCGCCGGCTCGGTATCCAGGTGCCGGTCGCCGGGCACGACGAGGTGGGCCGGCTCGGCCGGGCCTTCGACCGCATGCTGGGGCGGCTCGCCCAGTCCGAGGAGGACCAGCGCCGACTGGTGCAGGACGCGGGCCACGAGCTGCGTACGCCGCTGACCTCCCTGCGTACGAACATCTCCCTGCTCCGCCGCATCGACGAACTCCCGCCCGAGACCCGCGAGGAACTGGTCGCCGACCTGGGCCAGGAGGCCCGCGAGCTGACCGACCTGGTCAACGAGCTCGTCGACCTCGCGGCCGGGCAGTCGGACACCGAGCCGCCGCAGCGGGTCGACCTCGCCGACATCGCGGAGGAGGTGGCGGCCCTCGCCCGGCGCCGCAGCGGCCGGCGGATCCTGCTCCGCGCGAGCGGCGACACCACCACCGACGGGCGGCCCGGGATGCTGACCCGGGCGCTGTCCAACCTCGTCGAGAACGCGGTGAAGTTCGACCAGGGCGGCATGGCCCCCATCGAGATCGTCGTCGCCGGGCCCGCCCGGCCGGGCACCATCCGCGTCGAGGTCCTCGACCGCGGCCCCGGCATAGCCGACAAGGACCTCGACCGCGTCTTCGACCGCTTCTACCGCGCCGCCGACGCCCGCTCCCAGCCGGGTTCCGGCCTGGGCCTGTCCATCGTCCGGGAGGTGGCCCTCGCGCACGGGGGAGCGCCGTTCGCGTTCCGGCGGGACGGGGGCGGGACGGTGATCGGGTTCACGGTGGGCGGGGGGCTCGACTGA
- a CDS encoding antibiotic biosynthesis monooxygenase family protein — translation MPSAPFPDLTVPGTLVIGTQYADGLDQQQAVVDAEFDSLRSSPAGPAAVSWFLSTDGETVLTLAQWTDDATVPPAGPPRYRLYRSLAEEHETRVPGCLITAAFDVDGPERQRAFTDAVIEAQPREGGHPGAISAHFLHSADGSRVLLYTEWTSVEAHQEAAEAGDHDKGHELFSGTPGVRLTHGGRFHLCRTLRRDPAR, via the coding sequence GTGCCCTCAGCCCCTTTCCCGGACCTGACCGTCCCCGGCACGTTGGTGATCGGCACGCAGTACGCCGACGGTCTGGACCAGCAACAGGCGGTCGTGGACGCCGAGTTCGACTCACTGAGGTCCTCACCTGCCGGGCCGGCCGCCGTCAGCTGGTTCCTCAGTACGGACGGGGAGACGGTGCTGACGCTCGCCCAGTGGACCGACGACGCCACGGTTCCGCCGGCCGGCCCGCCCCGCTACCGGCTCTACCGCAGCCTCGCCGAGGAGCACGAGACGCGCGTCCCGGGGTGTCTGATCACCGCCGCCTTCGATGTCGACGGGCCCGAGCGGCAGCGCGCCTTCACCGACGCGGTGATCGAGGCCCAGCCGCGCGAAGGCGGCCACCCCGGGGCGATCTCCGCCCACTTCCTGCACAGCGCCGACGGCAGCCGCGTGCTGCTCTACACCGAGTGGACGAGCGTCGAGGCCCACCAGGAGGCCGCCGAGGCCGGGGATCACGACAAGGGCCACGAGCTGTTCTCGGGGACGCCGGGGGTGCGTCTCACGCATGGTGGGCGGTTTCACCTGTGTCGCACCCTGCGGCGGGATCCTGCCAGGTGA
- a CDS encoding glycoside hydrolase family 13 protein: protein MSPTTPWWRSAVIYQVYIRSFADHNGDGVGDIAGIRSRLPYLKSLGVDAIWINPWYKSPMADHGYDVADFRAIDPRFGTLADAERLITEAHEHGIRVIPDIVPNHTSDQHAWFQAALAAGPGSAERERYVFRPGRGPDGTEPPNDWVSCFGGPAWTRLPDGDWYLHLFAPQQPDLNWQHPEVRAEFESILRFWFSRGVDGFRIDVAHGLVKHPELPDLPPRRDEADAVGPVRHHVDHPHWDRDEVHEIYRAWRRVADEFPGDRCFVAEAWADTPERLAAYVRRDGLHTAFNFDFLMSSWDAKGLRAVIDDSLAMLGAVGAPATWVLSNHDVMRHPSRYGRRSVRRWVANESYRPEGPLDLVLGTRRARAAALLMLALPGGAYVYQGEELGLPEVEDLPESALQDPTWERSGHTDRGRDGCRVPIPWSGQAAPYGFSPAGATADPWLPQPGDWAALSVEAQTGDPASMLELYRTALRIRRDHPALGDGTMTWLDAPEGVLSFTREPGFLCVVNLSAEPYELPAHSELLLAGGPLKNGRLEPDQAVWLAL, encoded by the coding sequence GTGTCCCCCACCACACCCTGGTGGCGCAGTGCCGTCATCTACCAGGTCTACATCCGCAGCTTCGCCGACCACAACGGCGACGGCGTCGGCGACATCGCCGGCATCCGCTCCCGGCTGCCGTATCTGAAGTCCCTCGGCGTGGACGCCATCTGGATCAACCCCTGGTACAAGTCCCCCATGGCCGACCATGGCTACGACGTCGCCGACTTCCGCGCCATCGACCCACGCTTCGGCACCCTCGCCGACGCCGAGCGGCTCATCACCGAGGCGCACGAGCACGGCATCCGCGTCATCCCCGACATCGTGCCCAACCACACCTCCGACCAGCACGCCTGGTTCCAGGCCGCGTTGGCGGCAGGTCCCGGCAGTGCGGAACGCGAGCGCTACGTCTTCCGCCCCGGCCGCGGACCCGACGGCACCGAGCCCCCCAACGACTGGGTCTCCTGCTTCGGCGGCCCGGCCTGGACCCGCCTGCCCGACGGCGACTGGTACCTGCACCTGTTCGCACCCCAGCAGCCCGACCTCAACTGGCAACACCCGGAGGTGCGGGCCGAGTTCGAGTCGATCCTGCGGTTCTGGTTCAGCCGGGGCGTCGACGGCTTCCGCATCGACGTCGCCCACGGCCTGGTCAAACACCCGGAGCTGCCCGACCTGCCGCCCCGCCGGGACGAGGCCGACGCCGTCGGGCCGGTCCGGCACCACGTCGATCATCCGCACTGGGACCGGGACGAGGTGCACGAGATATACCGGGCCTGGCGCAGGGTCGCCGACGAGTTCCCGGGCGACCGCTGCTTCGTCGCCGAGGCCTGGGCGGACACGCCGGAGCGGCTGGCGGCGTACGTCCGCCGGGACGGCCTGCACACCGCCTTCAACTTCGACTTCCTGATGTCCAGTTGGGATGCCAAGGGCCTGCGCGCCGTCATCGACGACTCCCTCGCCATGCTCGGCGCGGTCGGCGCACCCGCCACCTGGGTGCTGTCCAACCACGACGTCATGCGCCACCCCAGCCGCTACGGCCGCCGGTCGGTGAGGCGCTGGGTGGCCAACGAGAGCTACCGCCCCGAAGGCCCCCTCGACCTCGTCCTGGGCACCCGGCGCGCCCGCGCCGCCGCCCTGCTGATGCTCGCCCTGCCCGGCGGCGCCTACGTCTACCAGGGCGAGGAACTCGGCCTCCCCGAAGTCGAGGACCTGCCCGAATCCGCCCTCCAGGATCCGACCTGGGAACGCTCCGGGCACACGGACCGGGGTCGTGACGGCTGCCGCGTCCCGATCCCCTGGTCGGGCCAGGCGGCCCCCTACGGCTTCAGCCCGGCCGGTGCGACCGCCGACCCCTGGCTGCCACAGCCCGGCGACTGGGCCGCACTGAGCGTCGAGGCTCAGACCGGCGACCCGGCCTCCATGCTGGAGCTCTACCGCACGGCCCTGCGCATCCGCCGCGACCACCCCGCCCTCGGCGACGGCACGATGACGTGGCTGGACGCCCCGGAAGGGGTGCTGTCCTTCACTCGCGAGCCGGGCTTCCTGTGCGTGGTCAACCTCTCCGCCGAGCCGTACGAACTGCCCGCACACTCCGAGCTCCTCCTGGCCGGTGGCCCGCTGAAGAACGGCCGGCTGGAACCGGATCAGGCGGTGTGGCTGGCGCTGTAA